Proteins found in one Candidatus Dormiibacterota bacterium genomic segment:
- a CDS encoding hemerythrin domain-containing protein, producing the protein MSPNPDAIALLKADHDKVKEMFEKYGTLGDRAIAGKQELAGRICRELTVHAWIEEQVFYPRVREAGRKIEDEVLEGLEEHHLIKHAVTELEPLTADNERYDAKVEVLKELVEHHVDEEEADMFPRVRRALDAGELEELGAAMEAARATAPTRIDPDAPDEPTAATAGGRGAAGSPR; encoded by the coding sequence ATGTCCCCGAATCCCGATGCGATCGCCCTGCTCAAGGCCGACCACGACAAGGTCAAGGAGATGTTCGAGAAGTACGGCACCCTCGGAGACCGGGCGATCGCCGGCAAGCAGGAGCTCGCCGGACGGATCTGCCGGGAGCTGACCGTCCATGCCTGGATCGAGGAGCAGGTCTTCTATCCGCGAGTCCGCGAGGCCGGCCGCAAGATCGAGGACGAGGTCCTCGAGGGCCTGGAGGAGCACCACCTCATCAAGCACGCGGTGACCGAGCTCGAGCCCCTCACCGCCGACAACGAGCGCTACGACGCCAAGGTCGAGGTGCTGAAGGAGCTGGTCGAGCACCACGTCGACGAGGAGGAGGCGGACATGTTCCCGCGCGTCCGCAGGGCCCTCGACGCCGGGGAGCTCGAGGAGCTCGGCGCCGCGATGGAGGCCGCCCGCGCCACCGCGCCGACCCGCATCGATCCCGACGCCCCCGACGAGCCCACCGCGGCGACGGCGGGAGGCCGGGGAGCCGCGGGCTCGCCGAGGTAG